GCCTGTTTCTAGTGTGGGTCACAAGAGGCAGGAGcatatcccagcatgcattgtgaaGCAGATATACCAGCATCTGCTGTACTTTGTATCCAAATGTCTGCCAATGTAatgtcaaaaaaaaacatgaccccCCCATATCAACTCTTCACCCTATTAACcctgaatatgaaaataaatctaaCTTTTTTCCAGTTTAATTTAACTATTAtgattttaaaaatgtatgaacAATTGCAAAATAATTGTAAAACATAAAGAtggaaacatatttaaaatgtagatTTCAAGCTGCTagccaaattttttttttctacagtcTAATGATTTATTGGCCCTGCAGAAtacataataattaataatcagTTTGTATAGAAATTAACTTAAAGTGCAATGGGACAGGATGATTGCACGAGGATGTTAAACTGCACTTGTCCATTTTTACTGATACTGATATAGTTGTAtccatatatatatgcatatatatgtatagtCTGTATGTAGGCAGGTATGATATACAAGTATACTGTATAAAATGCTATGATGTACATGTATGTATATAAATGACAATACAGTCAGCCTAGTATACTAAATTgcagtattttttaaataatacaattgAAATAAGATGTATGTGAATCAATAGGAATAAATCCATAATAGTATACAATATAATATGAATGTATTGAGCTGCAATCAACACCAGAGGATGCTGTGGTTCACACAACCTCTTCCACTACAGACCCACATCATCTGCACTGCAGGGGAAATaggcagacacacagttctgcaCCAATGAAATCAGCTTTATATTCTTTACAAAAATTAAGAAATCTAAAATTCATCAATTTAATTAATACATATGAAATTTTGCACATATTAAAACCAGACAAAGGGTCACAGGTGTGTAATCCCATTGTGAGACTAATACAGGATTATctcattttatcttatcttatctacaTGATAACTGTCATTAGTTTACAAGTGACCCACCTCTTCAGTATCAAGGCCAAGATGTTTAGTTAAGTATAAAATCGTGAAATCTAATTACAGTTTTGTCAGACAACTCACATCTCAAATGTTTACTGCATTCACAGAACACGGTTAGAGTTTGGCGTCTATGCTCCGGCTTCATCACTTCCCCAGATAAGATTGCATTGATAGACTGGGGAATGATGACTGAATATCTCTAACTCCCTTGTGGGACTCTGAAGGTGGATGtcggggtggtggtgggggtgttggggtggtgggggtgttGAAGGGGCAGAATCAGCAGGCAGGGATACAGGGCAGCAGAGGCATTGACCAGCAAAGGGAGATATGGGACAATTTTGCAGCTTAAATATTGGGAGGGGAGGAAGATAGAGGATTTAGAGCAGTGCGGCAGGAGTGAGATGCCTGAATGAGCTCACAAGCATCACTTCATATGTGACAATGAGACAATGACACAAATATAAACTTGAGTGGAGCTCAGAGAGCACACACCTCtgccaagacccaacagtccccatATGGAAACTCATTTAAATCCGATAGAACCAGACcgtgatttggatctgcaccaaattgtataTACTCATAAAAATATGTTCCCTAAAGATAAActggttttatttcattaaagtCCATCAATTATTTTCGGAGAAATCGATGTATATGTTGACGTTTTATctcacaaagttaaagaaagtgactgATCTTGACCTATACCACATCATTCCAACTAGTTTAATGAAAATCCATCTGGTAGTTTTTCCTAACAAACCATAACTCAGTGgtcgggggtgaaaacatagcTTCAATGGTAGAGGTAATATTTCagaatgtttcttttttccttgttttgctgaagaaaaaaaaaaatcccagagAACACAGGAGACTTGAAGATTGTATTTTGCTCTGACTCAATCATACACTGGTGGTCTTTTCTAGAAAAAACAGCATCATCAGAGCGTCTGTCTCTGTTGACAAAGGAGGGTTTGTGGGtaaagtgccttgctcaaggccACTACTCCCCGGGATTCGGGGAAGTGACAGCATTTCTCAATTATGTCTCTCCCTCCAGAGCAGAAGATTTGAACTGTCAACCTCCTGGGCTTCACCACCTACCAGCCCTCGGCCTTTGAACGGCGGCTGCCCCGGGGATGATATACAGCCGGGGGATCCTGTTGATCCTGTGAGTGGCTACTGTATCTTTACAATAGGCACTCCAAATTATATGGCCATAACAGATGCAGGTCATGAATCAAAGGTCCTGAACCACCCGGCTGGCTGATGGGTTCCACAGGTGCTATGTTCCGATCTCCTCTGGGTAACAGCATCCGAGGCACCACATAGAAATACTCCcagagtctgacctgctctgaaTGTTCCCATCTCCTCGGCCTGCTCTGTCCTTTCTACCTGACGCAGGTCTACATCTGAGCCTCGCACGGACCTCACCGACTATTCCTGCCTCCGGTGAACCCAGCTCGTGAACGCAGTGACCCCATCCAATCAacaaagaagaaggagaaggggggAAAAAGCATGCGAGTCAAAACATTCTGCACTGCGTATCAAAGCATAACTCCTGTACCCTTTGTGTTGGCCCAGCTCAAACTAGAAAAGCATTAAAGACCGACCACACATGTTTTGAATAGGCTGAAATTTAATTGATaataaattgtgtgtttgtagatcCCAGGCAACACATTGAAGTGGTACAAGGTGGGTtttagaatttgttttgtttttttaatggagTTCGGCTGGAAAAtcagcaaagaagaaaaaataactgATGTCCTTTGAGGTTGTTTTTGGTTTGAAAGTTGAACTAGTTCCCTCAGAGTTTTCGCTACATTAGAGACCAGAATGTTTCTCCATAAGAACCAGTCTGTGATTCAAAGACATTCTAATCCAGTGGTTTCAAATCTGTTGATATGGATGACCCCATAAACTGGGACTAAGGCAGAGTAGGGCGCCACTTAAGATTAAAGATTCGGTTCTGGCTGCAGAGATTTGTGTCCCTCACTCGTGTCCCTGGTGTTCCTATTTAACAAGAACATATAATACCTAAAAggtaacaataacaataataataatcataaaccACATCATTTTGTGTGATAGTACTATTGAGTACTCTACTAAAAAGTCCCAATTAGAGAAACAAAACTGAACTGTATTTAAATactgtgatttttcttttctttctctcaccccTGTTACTTTATTCTTGCTGCATTAAGGACGTTCGCATTCACAGTTGCAGACAGAGTAAAGGACTGGGGCTCAGGAGGTAATAGTTACAGAATGTTAACATTATTAGGTATAATAATCACTAACCAGAAGCTCTGTTAATTACAGTCTGGCACCACCCGTACTGtacttgggcaagatactgaacccctgaCGAGTGTATGAATGGTGTCTGATAGAAGTATGAATCAATGTGTATacgaatgggtgaatgtgacttgttttTAGAAGTCAGTAagaatggaaaaatgttttaataatacagTCAATTTACAATATACAAGATCAGAAACTTTATTACTGTACATCACAATGTAAAAAGAGGTGGTCAGTTAAACATGCACATGAATTTAAATGCATGTGTGGTAATGGCACATAGCACAAACCAACACGGAACATACATATTACTCTATGTGTTATGTCTTCATGAatgtgtacacaaacacaacctttgaataaCATATGGGCACACCAGTTTAGTCAAAAGCAAGTTTAAgtgagtgattgtgtgtgtgtgtgtgtgtgtgtgtgtgtgtgtgtgtgtgtgtgtgtgtgtgtgtgtgggtgtgtgtgtgtgtggtccaggatTATTAGGACTTATTATTAGGTTTTTCTTATGAAGAGAAAAAGTAATTCCTCATAATATCTGTCATTGAATTTTAAGGTGacgacatgttttaaggttaggttaaggttaaggttaagttaTGGTTAGGGTCAGCCAAGTGGTAACTGAGGTTATGGTTAGAGTGGTAGGTCAGAGTATGGATGTGTGTAACATGAACCAATTTCTACTTGGTAGGGTATCTTCAGATGTCTTACCTAACAGTACCTCTGCTAGTTAGAACTATAAGAACTATAGAGCTTATATATGATGATTCCCCATCATATGACGTCATATGAGAAGTGACATCATGAAGAAGGCACACAATGactgttaaaaaatacatttatctctGCATCCTACTTCACACATGACATAAAGCATTCAAAGATCTAGAAAACATTTATGATCTTATGGTAATGATATCATTATTTTGAAGTTACACAATGACGTCATAACTTTTCATTAACATTAGAGAAACAATCTACAGCTTATTTATACTAACCATTCATTAATAACTTAAATGACGTCATGAGGATGTCATTATAAATAAGATGGCATTTCCTTATTGGAGTCCTCATTGTATACAGTGCAGGCCACAACACTCTGATGcctttcactttcatttcatgTAGCACAGATTAATATTCAATGTGTCAACTTCTAACTGCACTGCTGGCCTGAAGTATTTTCAACAATACTTACACAGGGTGATACCTGTTTATTCTAAgtgttcagattcaaattctGTCAAAgctttatataattattataccTCCTGATTACCTTGGAATAAACCTGTCAAAGCCGTAGACCTGAAAATGTGCACAGCAGCTGTCTGTGCATGGAGTTCTGCAAACAAATATAATTGTGGACAAATAACTGTTACCGAGAATTGAAAAGTGACAAAACGGCAAATAGAGGAGCTGTCGGTGGGTTTGTGTTGTCGATATGAACTTTATTTATGTTGCTCCGATCCAACGTGCTGCAGATCTGATACATCTCTGCCGCGGAGCCGCAACAGCTGCTGAAGTGCAGGTCTCAGCTCCCCGGTGGTTTTGCCAGTAAAGGAACGTTGAACACAGGCTGACCTCCCGCCTGCCTCGCCGCTCTGGATGGGAGAAACAGAATCTCATCTGGGAAGTAGAACACCCTCGTCGAAGCCCACCTAGGCCTGTTCCTGGTAACCCAGAGAAGCATTGCTGGCACGGCATGAAACGCATAGCTCTTGCATGGGAGTGGATCTGTGGTTTTACAGCTTGGGCTCTTTACCCAATTAGACTGGATGACGGCGGCAAAGCAAAGTAGGGTGAAGTTTTAACAACGCCACAGGGGTCTTGAGAATGCATGGGTTCTGTTTTGGGGGTTTTAGCAATGAGGCGGGGGTCCGGGGATACACTATTCCCGAGTCTCTTTTATCACAGCCTGTCAAAAGAGCCGCAGAGGTGTAAACCGCTCTCTGTCCTTCAACTGGTACAGAACCACTGAGACCAAACAAAACCACGAGCTCACAAAAAGTCTCTCTGTTAAAATagaattaaatattaaacaggTATCTGCAAATatcaaagaggaaaaaggaagaaaaatccacaaatctttattttcttcacaCATAACACAACATTTGAAAAATGCCTCTAAATCTCAGAGGGGAAGTGAAGTATAAAAAGAAGACACAAGAAAAGCTTACGTGATAATAAATAGCGAAaaatttattataaaaaacagATTGTGAGAAAATGTAgtgattaataaaatatattacaaCTCATTTATTTGGACGAACCGAACTATTTACTGTAAGCGCAATACCCTGCACCGGTGATGTTATGGAAAACAGTATGGAGTAAAAGGTAAGGTACTATTGTCAGGGGGGGAAATAAGGCCTCGAAATACAagaatcaaaagaggagtgaaTAAATTATGCACATAAAAACTCAATCGTGTCTGTTTTGTGCTTCAATGCAAGTCTGCAACCTCCATTGCAGGAGAGGGCATGAGTCTGGGGGATTAGAGTAACAAGAGGATCATGATGGATGTCTCCTGCGCTCGCATACATGGTATTTCAATCAACAACACCGTAACAGAGAGCAGACCACACAAAGACACGCTTCTGAACATAACAAGATGTGGACAGGGCTCCCGATCAGGAGCGCCTGAAAACTttcaaaaacagaaagaaatccATTAAATGCATCAGGAATTGTTTCTAAAACATTCCTGCAATTGTTGTTCAGAGGAAAAACGGCCGTCTGCAGTCGAGTCATGTTTTCAAACTGTATGTACCGGTTCTCCTCATCCTACTGAGGGCTGTTGGTGATCGCTTTCAGGATGTCACACGTGTTCTTAGAGATGACCTCTCTCAGCTTCCGTACGCGACGGGGGCTGGTGGCGCCCACGTAGCTCTCCGGGTGCAGGACCGCCATGCCGTCGTTGACGTTGCCCATGATGATGACCTGTCCCTCGGCGGCGGCGCCCGTGATGTTCGGACACGGGCAGTTCCAGTCCATGTTGAGGAAGGTGACCTGCAGGGGCTCCCTGCCAAAGAAGCGAAGCCCCATCTTCTCGTCCTTCAGGATCTCTTCCACGGTCACGAGGGCGTGGCCCGAgtccttctcctctttgagCTCCGTCATGTGACCCAGGATGACGAAGTCGCTCCGGCAGAAGCTCGTCACCATCTTGCCCTTCGGCTTGCAGGACTTGCAGTGGTGGTTTTTCGGGTAGGGGCACATTTCCTCGCAGGCTTCTTTGGATTCGAAATTGTTGTCGTTGCCCTCGCAGCCTCCGTAGATGAAGGACTGACACTGTTGCAGGGTGCTGCTGTAGGCCCAACGCGGCTCGTAGGCTTTACAGGGGCCCTGCAGGCCGGGGAGACCACAGGGGCCCGACAGCTCTGGACCGCAGCACTGCATGCACTCCTCATGTGTCTCGAAGACCTTCCTGGGGTGcccgctgttgttgttgttgttgttgcagtggCTGAAGGAGATGCAGTTGTTGGTCTTGGGCTCGTAGTACCAGCTGACATTCTCCAGCTCACTCCCACAATCCTCTGGGTTATCAGAGGGCTTCAGGCACTCCTCGGGCGGGCAGCGGGTCACGGTCTTTGGCTCAGGCGGCATGGGCATCTCTATGGGCAGGACAGTGAGCGGGTGGCTGGCCTGCACTGACCCAGACGGGTTCTGAGCCGTACACGTGTAGACACCTGAATCACGCGGCTGGGCATTGTAGATGACCAGCTGACCGATGTTAGTGACCACCATGTTCCCACGCACATGATTGGGCCTCATGACAACCCTCTCCATACCTGCAGGCAGTTGCTTCTCCCAGGTTATCTCAGGCCGGGGGCGACCCATCACGTCACACAGGAAACTGGCCGTGTCGCCCACATTTACGATTTGGTGAGCGGGCCCGCTGACCAGGACCGGAGGCTGAGGAGGTGGAACGGTCGCCTGTAGAGGGGCGGTGGTTGGACGGGGAGTGGTGGCTTGGGGCAACGAGGGGCTGGTGCTGGGCCAGGTGAGGTGGAAGCGGCAGGTGACGACAGACAGGGTGGTGCCTTTAGAACACGCCTCTGCATCCATGTAGCACTTGTTGTAGTAGGTCATGCCATCGGAGGCGCAGGTGAAGTGCGGCTCCCGCTCGCAGCGATCCCGGCACTTACACACCGGCTGTCCATCCCAGATGTCACACTCGGAGCCCTGCTGGGTGCACATGAAACTGGCACAGGTGGCCTCCTTTGGCATTCCCATTGGGCCTTTCTTCCCGTCCACGTAACGAGCTGCTACACAACTCCGATTTCCACACACATTCTGGCAACACTTCTCGAAGGACTCACACTCCTGtgagaagaaaggagagaaacagaaaatgaaggATTTTACATTCTGacaaagatagatagattgatagatcgatcgatagatagattattattatatattatatattatattattattatatcaaacaaaagataaatattatatatatcataAAAAACCTTACAGTTAACAGATTACTGAggtgtttaaacacatttatgatCCATAACCTACATTAACAGCAGGTCTATATTTACAAACTGTAAAGAGAATGATGATAACATGATTCTACAAAGTCATTACCTGGTCGGTTTCACACTCTCGTGTGCAGGTGCTCATTGCATCCACCCATAGGTTGGGGTTCATGTCGTTAGGGCAGATCCCCGCGTGTGAGTAGGTGATTTGTGGCGTAGCTCGGACCTGGagctccatccacacacacaccatgaacCAGATCCACCGTGGAAACAGCCTCCACCACATCTCCAGAGCGGAACGCAGTGCAacaagtggaaaaaaagaatagaactgatttaaaaaatatattttagtagACGAGAATAGGCAAAACCAGGAAACCAAGAAAAACGTGCATCACACGTGTGCTTGCTAAGGAATCCGGGCTGATGTGCAGCGGGGATGCTCTATTCGAACCAGCGATGTGCCTCCATCACCGTGAACAGAACTCGCTGAGCAGCTCGCACCATGACAACTGGAGCTGCTCCACAGATGTTGGGAGAAGCGTTTAAGAAAGTTAGTGGTGAGCTTTGGGCTGGGACTGGCGGGGCACCTGCCTGTTATAAGCATCGATGGTTACCCCGTTTAACCCTTTGGGGGCTCTTTGC
The Pleuronectes platessa chromosome 21, fPlePla1.1, whole genome shotgun sequence DNA segment above includes these coding regions:
- the wfikkn2b gene encoding WAP, Kazal, immunoglobulin, Kunitz and NTR domain-containing protein 2, which encodes MWWRLFPRWIWFMVCVWMELQVRATPQITYSHAGICPNDMNPNLWVDAMSTCTRECETDQECESFEKCCQNVCGNRSCVAARYVDGKKGPMGMPKEATCASFMCTQQGSECDIWDGQPVCKCRDRCEREPHFTCASDGMTYYNKCYMDAEACSKGTTLSVVTCRFHLTWPSTSPSLPQATTPRPTTAPLQATVPPPQPPVLVSGPAHQIVNVGDTASFLCDVMGRPRPEITWEKQLPAGMERVVMRPNHVRGNMVVTNIGQLVIYNAQPRDSGVYTCTAQNPSGSVQASHPLTVLPIEMPMPPEPKTVTRCPPEECLKPSDNPEDCGSELENVSWYYEPKTNNCISFSHCNNNNNNSGHPRKVFETHEECMQCCGPELSGPCGLPGLQGPCKAYEPRWAYSSTLQQCQSFIYGGCEGNDNNFESKEACEEMCPYPKNHHCKSCKPKGKMVTSFCRSDFVILGHMTELKEEKDSGHALVTVEEILKDEKMGLRFFGREPLQVTFLNMDWNCPCPNITGAAAEGQVIIMGNVNDGMAVLHPESYVGATSPRRVRKLREVISKNTCDILKAITNSPQ